A window of Ranitomeya variabilis isolate aRanVar5 chromosome 2, aRanVar5.hap1, whole genome shotgun sequence contains these coding sequences:
- the LOC143809445 gene encoding sperm acrosome membrane-associated protein 4-like: MKGKGVIIAGLLLLSCCHIGQALDCYACDYGTCLFPSKTTCSFLQSCGTESAKAGYVGLKKKGCINLADCVSESSVTYVGLTVTTTRSCCITNLCNSAAVPKVSAITGIAAILALVLAKVF; encoded by the exons ATGAAGGGGAAAGGAGTGATAATCGCTGGCCTCCTCCTACTGAGCTGCTGCCATATAG GTCAAGCTCTTGATTGCTATGCTTGTGACTATGGAACCTGTTTATTTCCCTCAAAGACAACATGTAGTTTCCTACAATCTTGTGGAACGGAGTCTGCAAAAGCAG GTTATGTCGGCTTGAAGAAGAAAGGATGCATTAACCTTGCAGACTGCGTGAGCGAATCGTCTGTCACCTATGTGGGCTTAACTGTGACTACAACACGTAGCTGTTGTATTACCAACCTATGTAATTCAGCAGCTGTCCCTAAAGTCTCAGCGATAACTGGAATTGCTGCCATTCTGGCTCTGGTACTTGCTAAAGTTTTCTAA